The Heterodontus francisci isolate sHetFra1 chromosome 33, sHetFra1.hap1, whole genome shotgun sequence genome has a segment encoding these proteins:
- the c1ql1l2 gene encoding C1q-related factor, whose amino-acid sequence MVLTLVIVIPVLVNSLGTAAHYEMLGTCRMVCEPYLTNQPSASPGAEALSEHDLAPPPSTLLQGPQGKPGRPGKPGAPGPPGERGAPGPMGPAGEKGEAGRPGLPGTPGSGTGAISAATYSTVPRVAFYAGLKNPHEGYEILKFDDVVTNLGNHYDGSSGKFTCSIPGTYFFTYHVLMRGGDGTSMWADLCKNGQVRSSAIAQDADQNYDYASNSVILHLDAGDEVYIKLDGGKAHGGNNNKYSTFSGFIIYTD is encoded by the exons ATGGTGTTGACCCTGGTGATTGTGATCCCGGTGCTGGTGAACTCGCTGGGCACGGCTGCCCACTATGAGATGCTGGGCACTTGCCGGATGGTGTGTGAGCCTTACCTGACCAACCAGCCCAGCGCCAGCCCGGGGGCTGAAGCCCTGAGCGAGCACGACCTGGCACCGCCGCCCTCCACCCTGCTCCAGGGACCCCAAGGCAAACCGGGCCGTCCCGGCAAACCGGGCGCACCCGGGCCCCCCGGAGAGAGGGGAGCCCCCGGGCCAATGGGGCCGGCGGGCGAGAAGGGGGAAGCGGGAAGACCGGGGCTGCCTGGCACCCCTGGATCCGGCACAGGGGCCATCAGCGCCGCCACCTACAGCACCGTGCCCAGGGTGGCATTTTACGCCGGCCTCAAGAACCCGCACGAAGGCTACGAGATCCTCAAGTTTGACGACGTGGTGACTAACCTGGGCAACCATTATGACGGTTCCAGCGGCAAGTTCACCTGCTCCATCCCCGGTACCTACTTCTTCACCTACCATGTCCTGATGCGGGGCGGAGATGGCACCAGTATGTGGGCAGACCTCTGCAAGAACGGCCAG GTCCGCTCCAGTGCCATTGCCCAGGACGCTGACCAGAACTATGACTACGCCAGTAACAGTGTTATCTTGCACTTGGACGCAGGGGATGAGGTCTACATCAAGCTGGACGGCGGCAAAGCTCACGGGGGCAACAACAACAAGTACAGCACCTTCTCAGGATTTATAATCTACACGGACTGA